The Euphorbia lathyris chromosome 2, ddEupLath1.1, whole genome shotgun sequence genome includes a window with the following:
- the LOC136220919 gene encoding ubiquitin-conjugating enzyme E2 4-like, with protein sequence MGILPRSCSNCIKQKFKSILSSRNSEEDMKNFARRRIQRELKKANDNPPSHCSYGATQNDDTFRWQGIIMGPSASPYEGGVFFLSIQFPLHYPYEPPKIKFLTKVFHPNIGEDGNVHIDILGKAWSPALGIEKLLLSICSILSDPVEKYHRRGLWNLYKLDRKAYILKAREWTLKYATLGLN encoded by the exons ATGGGAATTCTTCCTCGGAGTTGTTCAAATTGTATTAAACAGAAGTTCAAATCAATATTAAGTTCAAGAAATAGTGAAGAAGATATGAAAAACTTTGCAAGAAGGAGGATCCAAAGAGAGCTTAAAAAGGCAAATGATAATCCACCATCTCATTGTAGTTATGGCGCAACACAAAATGATGACACTTTTAGATGGCAAGGTATAATAATGGGTCCTTCCGCTTCTCCTTACGAAGGCGGTGTCTTCTTCCTTTCCATTCAATTTCCTCTTCATTATCCTTACGAACCTCCCAAGATCAAGTTTCTAACCAAG GTTTTTCATCCAAATATTGGTGAAGATGGAAATGTTCATATTGACATTTTAGGAAAGGCGTGGAGCCCTGCTTTAGGCATTGAGAAATTGTTACTTTCGATTTGTTCGATCCTTTCAGATCCGGTAGAAAAATATCATCGTCGTGGTCTTTGGAATCTCTACAAGTTGGATAGAAAAGCTTACATCCTTAAAGCAAGAGAATGGACTTTGAAGTATGCTACTCTAGGCCtcaattaa